A part of Jiangella alba genomic DNA contains:
- a CDS encoding 5'-nucleotidase C-terminal domain-containing protein has translation MRLNRRFHRALGAAAALGLTGVGLSAVPAQAAEVQIDVLGINDFHGRISADGQAAGAAVLAGAVAEVSGPNTVFAAAGDLIGASTFTSFIQQDNPTIDALSDAGLDVSAVGNHEFDQGYCDLVDRVIPRAGWEYIGANVTVADGATTGCETANEIAPTWTETFDDVTVGFVGAVTEHLPELVSPSGIEALEVGDIVEATNASAAELKADGADIVVLLVHEGAATTSVESATDPASDFGTIVTGVSADVDAIVSGHTHLAYNHAIEVPEWAGREVTTRPVVSAGQYGYNLNKISFTYDTEAGAVAEVTSDIIPLTELDENDEWQPLFPADEAIAEDVAAAEAAAEELGAEPLGDITADFNRAAQNPTEENPAPENRGGESTLGNFVADVQLAAAQVTDAQTQIAFMNPGGLRADLKFLGTGEKDPDGNVSYQEAALVQPFANTLVTTTLTGEQIAQVLEEQWQPAGASRPFLKLGVSAGLTYTYDPAGAAGERITTVELNGEPVDPAGEYRVVVNSFLSSGGDNFATLAQGSNPTDTGQVDLQAMVSYLGENSPASPDLAQRAVGVSWVSDPEAVYESGDEIAVDLSSLLFSNGEPVDATATVTLAGQEVGKVDVDPAIVDTTDEVGRAQVRVTVPAVTADSAKAAEETTLVVELPETGTTVTLPVTVDFGDDPGTDDGDENGDDNGAEDGGDENGTDDGTDSGAENGGDQNGADENGADENGSDDGTDSGADDGTENGDELPDTGSSGVLWWVIGGVVVLALGGGLFALSRRKGAGTGSGTPEA, from the coding sequence ATGCGCCTGAACAGGCGTTTCCACCGTGCCCTGGGCGCAGCTGCCGCCCTGGGGCTGACGGGGGTCGGGCTCAGCGCCGTCCCCGCGCAGGCTGCCGAGGTCCAGATCGACGTACTCGGCATCAACGACTTCCACGGCCGCATCAGCGCCGACGGTCAGGCCGCGGGCGCCGCAGTGCTCGCGGGCGCCGTCGCCGAGGTCAGCGGCCCGAACACCGTCTTCGCGGCCGCGGGCGACCTCATCGGCGCGTCGACGTTCACCTCGTTCATCCAGCAGGACAACCCGACGATCGACGCGCTGAGCGACGCCGGACTGGACGTCAGCGCCGTTGGCAACCACGAGTTCGACCAGGGCTACTGCGACCTCGTCGACCGCGTCATCCCGCGGGCGGGATGGGAGTACATCGGCGCCAACGTGACGGTCGCCGACGGCGCCACCACCGGCTGCGAGACGGCCAACGAGATCGCGCCCACGTGGACCGAGACGTTCGACGACGTCACCGTCGGCTTCGTCGGCGCGGTCACCGAGCACCTGCCCGAGCTGGTCAGCCCCAGCGGCATCGAGGCACTCGAGGTCGGCGACATCGTCGAGGCGACCAACGCCTCCGCCGCCGAGCTGAAGGCCGACGGCGCCGACATCGTCGTGCTGCTCGTCCACGAGGGCGCCGCCACGACCTCCGTCGAGTCCGCCACCGACCCGGCCAGCGACTTCGGCACGATCGTCACCGGCGTGAGCGCCGACGTCGACGCCATCGTCTCCGGCCACACGCACCTCGCGTACAACCACGCGATCGAGGTGCCGGAGTGGGCCGGCCGCGAGGTCACCACCCGCCCGGTCGTCAGCGCGGGCCAGTACGGCTACAACCTCAACAAGATCAGCTTCACCTACGACACCGAGGCCGGCGCGGTCGCGGAGGTCACCTCCGACATCATCCCGCTGACCGAGCTGGACGAGAACGACGAGTGGCAGCCGCTGTTCCCGGCTGACGAGGCGATCGCCGAGGACGTCGCGGCCGCCGAGGCCGCGGCCGAGGAACTGGGCGCCGAGCCGCTCGGCGACATCACCGCCGACTTCAACCGCGCCGCCCAGAACCCGACCGAGGAGAACCCGGCGCCGGAGAACCGCGGCGGCGAGTCCACGCTGGGCAACTTCGTCGCCGACGTCCAGCTGGCGGCGGCGCAGGTGACCGACGCGCAGACGCAGATCGCGTTCATGAACCCGGGCGGCCTGCGCGCCGACCTGAAGTTCCTGGGCACCGGCGAGAAGGACCCGGACGGCAACGTCTCCTACCAGGAGGCGGCGCTGGTCCAGCCGTTCGCCAACACGCTCGTCACCACCACGCTGACCGGCGAGCAGATCGCCCAGGTGCTGGAGGAGCAGTGGCAGCCCGCGGGCGCCTCGCGGCCGTTCCTCAAGCTGGGCGTGTCGGCCGGCCTGACCTACACCTACGACCCGGCCGGCGCCGCGGGTGAGCGCATCACGACGGTCGAGCTGAACGGCGAGCCGGTCGACCCGGCCGGTGAGTACCGCGTGGTCGTCAACTCGTTCCTGTCCTCCGGCGGCGACAACTTCGCCACCCTGGCGCAGGGCAGCAACCCGACCGACACCGGCCAGGTCGACCTGCAGGCCATGGTGTCGTACCTGGGCGAGAACTCGCCGGCCTCGCCGGACCTCGCGCAGCGGGCCGTCGGCGTCAGCTGGGTGTCCGACCCCGAGGCCGTCTACGAGAGCGGCGACGAGATCGCCGTCGACCTGTCGTCGCTGCTGTTCAGCAACGGCGAGCCGGTCGACGCGACGGCGACGGTGACGCTGGCGGGCCAGGAGGTCGGCAAGGTCGACGTCGACCCCGCCATCGTCGACACCACCGACGAGGTCGGCCGCGCGCAGGTCCGCGTCACGGTCCCGGCGGTCACGGCCGACTCCGCGAAGGCGGCGGAGGAGACGACCCTCGTGGTCGAGCTGCCCGAGACCGGCACGACCGTCACCCTGCCGGTGACGGTCGACTTCGGCGACGACCCCGGCACCGACGACGGTGACGAGAACGGCGACGACAACGGCGCCGAGGACGGTGGCGACGAGAACGGCACCGACGACGGCACCGACAGCGGCGCCGAGAACGGCGGCGACCAGAACGGCGCCGACGAGAACGGCGCCGACGAGAACGGGTCCGACGACGGCACCGACAGCGGCGCCGACGACGGCACCGAGAACGGCGACGAGCTGCCCGACACCGGTTCGTCCGGCGTGCTGTGGTGGGTCATCGGCGGCGTCGTGGTGCTCGCACTCGGCGGCGGCCTGTTCGCCCTCTCGCGGCGCAAGGGCGCCGGCACCGGCTCCGGCACTCCGGAGGCCTGA
- a CDS encoding bifunctional rhamnulose-1-phosphate aldolase/short-chain dehydrogenase: protein MSNPAVTELIERSNRLGSDPRNTNYAGGNTSAKGTAVDPVTGGDVELLWVKGSGGDLGTLTEAGLAVLRLDRVRALVEVYPGVEREDELVAAFDFCLHGRGGAAPSIDTAMHALVDAPHVDHLHPDSGIALATAADGEALTKECFGDRVVWVPWRRPGFQLGLDIAAIKAAHPGAVGCVLGGHGITAWGATSGECEANSLWMIRTAEAFLAERGRPDPFGPVVDGYGPLPAAERRARAAALAPILRGLVSTDRAQVGHFTDTDTVLDFLSREKHPALAELGTSCPDHFLRTKVRPLVLDLPPAAPVDEVVDRLRVLHAAYRDEYAAYYHRHATPDSPAMRGADPAIVLVPGVGMFSYGKDKQTARVAGEFYVNAINVMRGAEAVSTYAPIDEAEKFRIEYWALEEAKLARMPAPKPLATRVAFVTGAGSGIGKAIAERLAADGACVIVADLNTHAATEVAESIGSSDTAVAVTVDVTSEEQIAAAFQDAVLAFGGVDLVVNNAGLSISKPLLDTSAAEWDLQHDVMARGSFLVSREAARIMIDQGLGGDIVYIASKNGVFAGPNNVAYGATKADQAHQVRLLAAELGEHGIRVNGINPDGVVHGSGIFAAGWGAQRAAVYGVPEDQLGAFYAQRTLLKREVLPEHVANAVHALTAGHLSHTTGLHIPVDAGVAAAFLR, encoded by the coding sequence ATGAGCAACCCTGCCGTCACCGAGTTGATCGAGCGGAGCAACCGGCTGGGGTCGGATCCGCGGAACACGAATTATGCGGGTGGGAACACGTCGGCCAAGGGCACCGCGGTCGACCCGGTCACCGGCGGCGACGTCGAGCTGCTGTGGGTGAAGGGCTCCGGTGGTGACCTGGGCACGTTGACGGAGGCGGGGTTGGCGGTGTTGCGGCTGGACCGGGTGCGCGCGCTGGTGGAGGTGTATCCGGGGGTGGAGCGGGAGGACGAGCTGGTCGCGGCGTTCGACTTCTGCCTGCACGGCAGGGGCGGCGCGGCCCCGTCGATCGACACCGCGATGCACGCCCTGGTGGACGCGCCGCATGTGGATCATCTGCACCCGGATTCCGGGATCGCGTTGGCGACGGCGGCCGACGGGGAGGCGTTGACGAAGGAGTGTTTCGGCGATCGGGTGGTGTGGGTGCCGTGGCGGCGGCCGGGGTTCCAGCTCGGCCTGGACATCGCTGCCATCAAGGCGGCGCATCCGGGGGCGGTGGGGTGTGTGCTGGGCGGGCACGGGATCACCGCGTGGGGCGCCACCAGCGGTGAGTGTGAGGCGAACTCGCTGTGGATGATCCGCACGGCGGAGGCGTTCCTGGCCGAGCGCGGCCGCCCGGACCCGTTCGGCCCGGTCGTGGACGGCTACGGCCCGCTCCCGGCGGCCGAGCGGCGAGCGCGGGCGGCGGCGCTCGCGCCGATCCTGCGGGGGCTGGTGTCGACGGACCGGGCGCAGGTGGGGCACTTCACCGACACCGACACCGTGCTGGACTTCCTGTCCCGCGAGAAGCACCCGGCGCTGGCCGAGCTGGGGACGTCGTGCCCGGACCATTTCCTGCGCACCAAGGTCCGCCCGCTGGTCCTCGACCTCCCCCCGGCCGCGCCCGTGGATGAGGTGGTGGACCGGTTGCGGGTGCTGCACGCGGCCTACCGCGACGAGTACGCCGCCTACTACCACCGGCACGCCACGCCGGACAGCCCGGCGATGCGGGGTGCGGACCCGGCGATCGTGCTGGTGCCGGGGGTGGGGATGTTCTCCTACGGCAAGGACAAGCAGACCGCGCGGGTGGCCGGCGAGTTCTACGTCAACGCGATCAACGTGATGCGCGGCGCGGAAGCCGTGTCCACCTACGCTCCGATCGACGAGGCGGAGAAGTTCCGCATCGAGTACTGGGCGCTGGAAGAAGCCAAACTCGCCCGGATGCCGGCGCCGAAACCGCTCGCCACCCGGGTCGCGTTCGTGACCGGGGCGGGGTCGGGGATCGGGAAGGCCATCGCCGAGCGCCTGGCCGCCGACGGCGCCTGCGTCATCGTCGCCGACCTCAACACCCACGCCGCCACCGAAGTCGCCGAAAGCATCGGCAGCAGCGACACCGCGGTGGCGGTGACCGTGGACGTCACGTCGGAGGAGCAGATCGCCGCCGCGTTCCAGGACGCGGTGCTGGCGTTCGGCGGGGTCGACCTGGTCGTCAACAACGCCGGCCTGTCCATCTCCAAACCACTGCTCGACACGTCGGCCGCGGAGTGGGACCTGCAGCACGACGTCATGGCCCGCGGCTCGTTCCTCGTCTCGCGCGAAGCCGCCCGCATCATGATCGACCAGGGCCTCGGCGGCGACATCGTCTACATCGCCTCCAAGAACGGTGTGTTCGCCGGGCCGAACAACGTCGCCTACGGCGCCACCAAAGCCGACCAGGCCCACCAGGTCCGCCTCCTCGCCGCCGAGTTGGGTGAACACGGCATCCGCGTCAACGGCATCAACCCCGACGGCGTCGTCCACGGCTCCGGGATCTTCGCCGCCGGCTGGGGCGCCCAACGCGCCGCCGTCTACGGCGTCCCCGAGGACCAGCTCGGCGCGTTCTACGCCCAACGCACCCTCCTCAAACGCGAAGTCCTCCCCGAACACGTCGCCAACGCCGTCCACGCCCTCACCGCCGGCCACCTCTCCCACACCACCGGCCTGCACATCCCCGTCGACGCCGGCGTCGCCGCCGCCTTCCTGCGATGA
- the rhaI gene encoding L-rhamnose isomerase codes for MRTHDEVRAAVRGLGVETASWAFANSGTRFKVFGQPGVPRDPFEKIADAAQVHRYTGAAPRVSLHIPWDLVDDFAELAAHARDVGVEIGAINSNVFQDDDYKLGSLANPDPGVRAKAVDHHLRCIDVLRATGSTDLKIWLADGLNYPGQDSLRDRQERLAESLGTIYAALDDDHRMLLEYKFFEPAFYATDIPDWGTSLTHCLALGDRATVVLDTGHHAPGTNIEFIVMMLLRAGRLGAFDFNSRFYADDDLMVGAADPFQLFRILHEIVAQDAHRPESHVNFMLDQCHNIEPKIPAVIRSVLNVQEALAKALLVDADALAKAQADGDVLGANAVLMDAYNTDVRPLLATLRDEQGLDPDPIAAYQRSGYFESISAGRVGGAQAGWGA; via the coding sequence ATGAGAACCCACGACGAGGTCAGAGCGGCCGTCCGCGGGCTGGGGGTCGAGACCGCCTCCTGGGCGTTCGCCAACTCCGGCACCCGGTTCAAGGTCTTCGGCCAGCCAGGCGTGCCGCGCGACCCGTTCGAGAAGATCGCCGACGCCGCCCAGGTGCACCGCTACACCGGCGCGGCGCCGCGGGTGTCCCTGCACATCCCGTGGGACCTCGTCGACGACTTCGCCGAGCTGGCCGCGCACGCCCGCGACGTCGGCGTCGAGATCGGGGCCATCAACAGCAACGTCTTCCAGGACGACGACTACAAGCTCGGCTCGCTGGCCAACCCCGACCCCGGGGTCCGCGCCAAGGCCGTCGACCACCACCTGCGCTGCATCGACGTCCTGCGCGCCACCGGCTCGACCGACCTCAAGATCTGGCTCGCCGACGGCCTCAACTACCCCGGCCAAGACTCCCTGCGCGACCGCCAGGAGCGGCTGGCCGAGTCGCTGGGCACCATCTACGCCGCGCTCGACGACGACCACCGCATGCTGCTCGAGTACAAGTTCTTCGAGCCCGCGTTCTACGCCACCGACATCCCCGACTGGGGCACGTCGCTGACGCACTGCCTGGCGCTCGGCGACCGCGCGACCGTCGTGCTCGACACCGGCCACCACGCACCCGGCACGAACATCGAGTTCATCGTGATGATGCTGCTGCGGGCCGGCCGGCTCGGGGCGTTCGACTTCAACTCCCGGTTCTATGCCGACGACGACCTCATGGTCGGCGCCGCCGACCCGTTCCAGCTGTTCCGCATCCTGCACGAGATCGTCGCGCAGGACGCGCACCGGCCCGAGTCGCACGTCAACTTCATGCTCGACCAGTGCCACAACATCGAGCCGAAGATCCCGGCGGTCATCCGCTCGGTGCTCAACGTCCAGGAGGCGCTGGCCAAGGCGCTGCTGGTCGACGCCGACGCGCTGGCCAAGGCGCAGGCCGACGGCGACGTGCTCGGCGCCAACGCGGTGCTCATGGACGCCTACAACACCGACGTCCGCCCGCTGCTGGCCACGCTGCGCGACGAGCAGGGCCTCGACCCCGACCCCATCGCCGCGTACCAGCGCTCCGGCTACTTCGAGTCGATCAGCGCCGGGCGGGTCGGCGGCGCCCAGGCCGGTTGGGGGGCCTGA
- a CDS encoding rhamnulokinase — protein sequence MTTLAAVDLGASSGRVMLARVSAQRLDLTEVHRFGNVPVRLPDGLHWDVLRLYRDVLDGLGQAARAITGGEVLSSIGIDSWAVDYGLLDGSGALLGNPYHYRDGRTSGAAAELHAELGERELYDVTGLQFLPFNTIYQLAVDPAAATAAQALLMPDLLTSWLTGVRGTEVTNASTTGLLDVRSGEWAAPLFDALGLRRDLFAPLRRPGDVVGPLLPDVLDDTGLDPSAVVTAVGSHDTASAVVGVPAADERFAYISCGTWSLVGVELDAPVLTEAGRAANFTNEGGVDGTVRYLRNVMGLWLLSESIATWNRAGPPADLPALLAAAADVPPGGPVFDPDDPVFLPPGDLPARIADVLRAGGSRVPQTRPELVRCILDSLAAAYARTVRQAAELSGRAVDVVHLVGGGARNELLCRLTADACGLPVLAGPVEATALGNVLVQARAHGAVAGDLWALRELLRSTQAVHRYEPAGV from the coding sequence ATGACCACCCTCGCCGCCGTCGACCTGGGCGCTTCCAGCGGCCGGGTCATGCTGGCGCGGGTCAGCGCGCAGCGGCTGGACCTCACCGAGGTGCACCGCTTCGGCAACGTCCCGGTGCGGCTGCCCGACGGGCTGCACTGGGACGTGCTGCGGCTGTACCGCGACGTGCTGGACGGTCTCGGTCAGGCGGCCCGGGCCATCACCGGCGGCGAGGTGCTCAGCAGCATCGGCATCGACTCGTGGGCGGTCGACTACGGCCTGCTGGACGGGTCCGGCGCGCTGCTGGGCAACCCGTACCACTACCGCGACGGGCGGACGTCCGGCGCCGCCGCGGAACTGCACGCCGAGCTGGGCGAACGCGAGCTGTACGACGTCACCGGGCTGCAGTTCCTGCCGTTCAACACGATCTACCAGCTCGCCGTCGACCCCGCCGCCGCGACGGCCGCACAGGCCCTGCTCATGCCCGACCTGCTGACGTCCTGGCTGACCGGCGTGCGGGGCACCGAGGTGACCAACGCGTCGACGACCGGGCTGCTGGACGTCCGGTCCGGTGAGTGGGCAGCGCCGCTGTTCGACGCGCTCGGGCTGCGGCGCGACCTGTTCGCGCCGCTGCGCCGGCCCGGTGACGTCGTCGGGCCGCTGCTGCCGGACGTGCTCGACGACACCGGGCTGGACCCATCCGCCGTCGTCACCGCCGTCGGGTCGCACGACACCGCGTCCGCCGTCGTCGGAGTGCCGGCCGCGGACGAGCGGTTCGCCTACATCTCCTGCGGCACGTGGTCGCTGGTCGGCGTCGAGCTGGACGCGCCGGTGCTGACCGAGGCCGGCCGCGCCGCCAACTTCACCAACGAGGGCGGCGTCGACGGCACCGTCCGCTACCTGCGCAACGTCATGGGGCTGTGGCTGCTCAGCGAGTCGATCGCGACGTGGAACCGGGCCGGCCCGCCCGCCGACCTGCCGGCGCTGCTCGCCGCCGCCGCCGACGTGCCGCCCGGCGGCCCGGTCTTCGACCCCGACGACCCCGTCTTCCTGCCACCGGGCGACCTGCCGGCCCGCATCGCCGACGTGCTGCGCGCGGGCGGGTCGCGGGTGCCGCAGACCCGTCCTGAGCTGGTCCGCTGCATCCTCGACAGCCTCGCCGCCGCCTACGCGCGCACCGTCCGCCAGGCCGCCGAGCTGTCCGGCCGCGCCGTCGACGTCGTCCACCTGGTCGGCGGCGGCGCCCGCAACGAACTGCTGTGCCGCCTGACGGCCGACGCCTGCGGGCTGCCGGTGCTGGCCGGGCCGGTCGAGGCGACCGCGCTGGGCAACGTGCTCGTGCAGGCCCGCGCGCACGGCGCCGTCGCCGGCGACCTGTGGGCGCTGCGGGAACTGCTGCGGTCCACCCAGGCCGTGCACCGGTACGAGCCCGCTGGCGTGTGA
- a CDS encoding L-rhamnose mutarotase, translating to MPRYCFVSQVRPDKLDEYRRRHAEVWPELLAALHDAGWRHYSIFVGDDGLLVGYAEVDDLDAAQAAMQATDVNRRWQDEMAQLFTHGARPDENWRYLDEAFNLDDQLAAVPREEDR from the coding sequence ATGCCGCGGTACTGCTTCGTGTCGCAGGTCCGCCCCGACAAGCTCGACGAGTACCGCCGACGGCACGCGGAGGTCTGGCCGGAGCTGCTGGCGGCGCTGCACGACGCCGGCTGGCGCCACTACTCGATCTTCGTCGGCGACGACGGCCTGCTGGTCGGCTACGCCGAGGTCGACGATCTCGACGCTGCTCAGGCCGCCATGCAGGCCACCGACGTCAACCGCCGCTGGCAGGACGAGATGGCCCAGCTGTTCACCCACGGCGCCCGCCCGGACGAGAACTGGCGCTACCTCGACGAAGCCTTCAACCTCGACGACCAACTGGCCGCCGTCCCCCGAGAAGAGGACCGATGA
- a CDS encoding ExeM/NucH family extracellular endonuclease — MQSTRRPLRWLAAVAAAGLAGASLAAAPVLSAGAAEGDPFISELHYDNAGADTGEAIEIQADPGTDLTGWQLVLYNGNGGAPYNTRTLSGVVPAAGVVVATYPTDGIQNGSPDGIALVRPDGTVAEFLSYEGGMTAVGGPANGMAAVDIGVSEASSTPVGQSLQKVQGAWTGPLANTFGAVNGGDPDPDPDPEPATIAQIQGTGADSPLAGTTVVTSGVVTATYPSGGFGGYYVQTPGSGGDAARTASDAVFVFSPSTAGQVEIGDHVRVTGEVKEYFGLTEIELSADGLETLTEPAEAVKPVPFTLPATEAGREVYEGMLVRPAEGYVVSDTFALGGWGSSAFGSIGLGFGGPLVQETEVAAPGSPEFDEAVAANAARAVTLDDGQSNRTATSSQVPYLTNADPARTGAGVTFQDDVIFDFRFQWNFQPTSPITGPAPDVVTFGTGNTREANAEPVAVGGDLKISAFNVLNYFTTLGADLPGCEAFTDRAGTPITVSGGCDARGAWDATNLERQEAKIVAAINGLGADVVSLQEIENSAVFGQDRDVALATLVDALNADAGAGTWAFVPSPAALPTDEDVIRTAFIYRTAAVEPVGESVILIDDPAFHNAREPLAQEFRTLATGYEFNAIVNHFKSKGGDCGDLPEGCFDADRTAQAQALVAFAGERAAATGTDDAFLLGDFNSYSGENPMQALYDAGYTDLNNEYAGEHTYVFDGKVGSLDHVLASPSVSDAGLVTGADVWNINSVESVLFEYSRFNYFASELFQPGTVYRASDHDPILVGVQTPVTFDGLRSVVEDYAADGTVNRSQAAQLLAHLSTAERLAGRGLTAAAATSLDRFVAVAERVSDADARATLVAAAERLREQL; from the coding sequence ATGCAGTCGACCCGACGTCCTCTCCGCTGGCTCGCGGCGGTCGCCGCGGCCGGCCTGGCCGGCGCGAGCCTGGCCGCGGCACCCGTCCTGTCGGCCGGCGCGGCCGAAGGCGACCCGTTCATCAGCGAGCTCCACTACGACAACGCCGGCGCCGACACCGGCGAGGCGATCGAGATCCAGGCCGACCCGGGCACCGACCTCACCGGCTGGCAGCTCGTCCTCTACAACGGCAACGGCGGCGCTCCGTACAACACCCGCACGCTCAGCGGCGTCGTCCCGGCGGCGGGTGTGGTCGTCGCGACGTATCCCACCGACGGCATCCAGAACGGCTCGCCCGACGGCATCGCGCTGGTCCGCCCCGACGGCACCGTCGCGGAGTTCCTCTCCTACGAGGGCGGCATGACGGCGGTCGGCGGCCCGGCGAACGGCATGGCAGCCGTCGACATCGGCGTCTCCGAGGCCAGCTCGACGCCGGTCGGGCAGTCCCTGCAGAAGGTCCAGGGCGCCTGGACGGGCCCGCTGGCGAACACGTTCGGCGCCGTCAACGGCGGCGACCCCGACCCGGACCCGGATCCCGAACCGGCCACGATCGCGCAGATCCAGGGCACCGGCGCCGACTCCCCGCTGGCCGGCACGACCGTCGTCACCAGCGGCGTCGTCACGGCCACCTACCCGAGCGGCGGCTTCGGCGGCTACTACGTCCAGACGCCGGGCAGCGGCGGCGACGCGGCGCGGACGGCGTCCGACGCGGTGTTCGTCTTCTCGCCGTCGACCGCGGGCCAGGTCGAGATCGGCGACCACGTCCGCGTCACCGGCGAGGTCAAGGAGTACTTCGGCCTGACCGAGATCGAGCTGTCCGCCGACGGGCTGGAGACGCTCACCGAGCCGGCCGAGGCCGTCAAGCCGGTGCCGTTCACGCTGCCCGCGACGGAGGCCGGCCGCGAGGTCTACGAGGGCATGCTGGTCCGCCCGGCCGAGGGCTACGTCGTCTCGGACACGTTCGCGCTGGGCGGCTGGGGCAGCAGCGCGTTCGGCTCGATCGGCCTGGGCTTCGGCGGCCCGCTGGTGCAGGAGACCGAGGTCGCGGCGCCCGGCTCGCCGGAGTTCGACGAGGCGGTCGCGGCGAACGCGGCCCGCGCCGTCACGCTCGACGACGGCCAGTCCAACCGGACGGCGACCAGCAGCCAGGTGCCGTACCTCACGAACGCCGACCCGGCCCGCACCGGCGCCGGCGTCACGTTCCAGGACGACGTGATCTTCGACTTCCGGTTCCAGTGGAACTTCCAGCCCACCTCGCCGATCACCGGGCCCGCGCCCGACGTCGTCACGTTCGGCACCGGCAACACCCGCGAGGCCAACGCCGAGCCGGTGGCGGTGGGCGGCGACCTGAAGATCTCGGCGTTCAACGTGCTGAACTACTTCACCACGCTGGGCGCCGACCTCCCCGGCTGCGAGGCGTTCACCGACCGCGCCGGCACCCCGATCACCGTCTCCGGCGGCTGCGACGCCCGCGGCGCCTGGGACGCGACGAACCTCGAGCGGCAGGAGGCGAAGATCGTCGCGGCCATCAACGGCCTCGGCGCCGACGTCGTCTCGCTGCAGGAGATCGAGAACTCGGCCGTGTTCGGCCAGGACCGCGACGTCGCGCTGGCCACGCTGGTCGACGCGCTCAACGCCGACGCCGGCGCAGGCACCTGGGCGTTCGTGCCGTCGCCGGCCGCGCTGCCGACGGACGAGGACGTCATCCGCACCGCGTTCATCTACCGGACGGCGGCGGTCGAGCCGGTCGGCGAGTCGGTCATCCTCATCGACGACCCGGCCTTCCACAACGCCCGCGAGCCGCTGGCGCAGGAGTTCCGGACGCTCGCCACCGGCTACGAGTTCAACGCCATCGTCAACCACTTCAAGTCCAAGGGCGGCGACTGCGGCGACCTGCCGGAGGGCTGCTTCGACGCCGACCGGACGGCGCAGGCGCAGGCCCTGGTGGCGTTCGCCGGCGAGCGGGCCGCGGCGACCGGCACCGACGACGCGTTCCTGCTCGGCGACTTCAACTCCTACAGCGGCGAGAACCCGATGCAGGCGCTGTACGACGCGGGCTACACCGACCTCAACAACGAGTACGCCGGCGAGCACACCTACGTGTTCGACGGCAAGGTCGGCTCGCTGGACCACGTCCTGGCCAGCCCGTCGGTCAGCGACGCCGGACTGGTCACCGGCGCCGACGTGTGGAACATCAACTCGGTGGAGTCGGTGCTGTTCGAGTACTCGCGGTTCAACTACTTCGCCAGCGAGCTGTTCCAGCCGGGCACCGTCTACCGGGCCAGCGACCACGACCCGATCCTGGTCGGCGTCCAGACGCCGGTCACATTCGACGGCCTGCGCTCGGTGGTGGAGGACTACGCCGCCGACGGCACCGTCAACCGGTCGCAGGCGGCCCAGCTGCTCGCGCACCTGTCGACCGCCGAGCGGCTGGCCGGCCGCGGCCTGACCGCTGCCGCCGCCACGTCGCTGGACCGGTTCGTCGCGGTGGCCGAGCGGGTGAGCGACGCGGACGCCCGCGCCACGCTCGTCGCGGCCGCCGAGAGGCTGCGCGAGCAGCTCTGA
- a CDS encoding LacI family DNA-binding transcriptional regulator produces the protein MGGAPNIREVALRAGVSVGTVSNVLNRPELVAEPTRERVYAAIAELGFVRNDSARQLRVGRSRTLGLVVLDVANPFFTDVARGVEDAANQHGLAVILCNTDEDPVKEASHLDLLAEMRVQGVLINPIDTDGRIAALRDRGIPVVLFDRRGDPARECSVAVDDVLGGRLAATHLIETGHRTIQFVGGPLTLQQVQERYEGASAVVAARDDVELTVLTTTALNVAAGRAAGDRLAADRDVLPSAVFCANDLVALGVLQALTHAGLRVPHDVAIVGYDDIDFAAAAAVPLSSVRQPRQQLGRTAAELLLAETTEQEHEHRQVVFEPELIVRDSS, from the coding sequence ATGGGTGGAGCCCCGAACATCCGCGAGGTGGCGCTGCGGGCCGGTGTGTCGGTGGGCACGGTGTCGAACGTCCTCAACCGGCCGGAGCTGGTCGCCGAGCCGACCCGCGAGCGCGTCTACGCCGCCATCGCCGAGCTGGGCTTCGTCCGCAACGACTCCGCCCGGCAGCTGCGGGTCGGCCGCAGCCGCACCCTCGGTCTCGTCGTGCTGGACGTCGCGAACCCGTTCTTCACCGACGTCGCCCGCGGCGTCGAGGACGCCGCGAACCAGCACGGGCTCGCCGTCATCCTGTGCAACACCGACGAGGACCCGGTCAAGGAGGCCTCGCACCTCGATCTACTCGCCGAGATGCGGGTGCAGGGCGTGCTGATCAACCCGATCGACACCGACGGGCGCATCGCCGCGCTGCGCGACCGCGGCATCCCGGTGGTGCTGTTCGACCGGCGCGGCGACCCCGCGCGCGAGTGCTCCGTCGCCGTCGACGACGTGCTCGGCGGGCGGCTCGCCGCGACCCACCTGATCGAGACCGGCCACCGCACCATCCAGTTCGTCGGCGGGCCGCTGACGCTGCAGCAGGTGCAGGAACGCTACGAGGGCGCGTCCGCGGTCGTGGCGGCGCGCGACGACGTCGAGCTGACCGTCCTGACGACGACGGCGCTCAACGTGGCCGCCGGGCGCGCGGCCGGCGACCGGCTGGCCGCGGACCGCGACGTGCTGCCGTCGGCGGTGTTCTGCGCCAACGACCTGGTCGCGCTGGGCGTGCTCCAGGCGCTGACGCACGCGGGGCTGCGGGTGCCGCACGACGTCGCGATCGTCGGCTACGACGACATCGACTTCGCCGCTGCCGCTGCCGTCCCGCTGTCGTCGGTGCGCCAGCCCCGCCAACAGCTCGGCCGGACGGCGGCGGAACTGCTGCTCGCCGAGACGACGGAGCAGGAGCACGAGCACCGGCAGGTCGTGTTCGAGCCGGAACTCATCGTCCGCGACTCGTCCTGA